From the genome of Pseudomonas sp. AB6, one region includes:
- a CDS encoding ABC transporter substrate-binding protein, with product MKLLSLRTSIALALFSVAVSVSAKPLVVCTEASPEGFDIVQYSTAVTADAAAETILNRLVDFAPGTTDVVPGLAESWEISPDGLTYTFHLRHGVKFQTTDYFKPTRTMNADDVLWSFERQLDPKHPWHDKSLIGFPYFESMGFADLLKSVEKLDDSTVKFTLTRPESPFLRDMAMAFASIYSAEYGDQLLKSGKTADLNSKPIGTGPFILVRYAKDAQIRYKANPDYWKGQVPSEALIFAITLDNNTRLQKLKANECQIALYPKPDDIANIKADPNLKIDEMEAMMTSYVAINTSHKYLSDVRVREAINLAFDKKAYIHALFGEGKATEGVNPYPPTLLGYAADIQNPPRDLNKARALLKEAGVPEGTVLTLFSRNGGAVTNPNPLVGAQMLQSDLAQIGLKVDIRVLEWGEMLKRAKNGEHDMVFAGWAGDNGDPDNFLTPNLSCDAAKNGENYARWCDKTFEDAISQARVKTDPAERAAFYEKAQQEFHKEQPWISLVYPKLFTAMRKNVEGYHISPLTTNNFATTRVK from the coding sequence TTGAAATTACTTTCTTTACGTACCTCGATTGCACTGGCGTTGTTCAGTGTCGCCGTCAGCGTTTCAGCCAAACCTTTGGTGGTCTGCACCGAAGCCAGCCCTGAAGGTTTCGACATCGTGCAGTACTCCACCGCCGTCACCGCCGACGCGGCAGCGGAGACCATCCTTAACCGACTGGTGGATTTCGCACCGGGCACTACGGATGTGGTCCCTGGCCTGGCCGAAAGCTGGGAGATCAGCCCGGATGGCCTCACCTACACGTTCCACTTGCGCCACGGCGTGAAATTTCAGACCACCGATTATTTCAAACCAACCCGCACAATGAATGCCGACGACGTGCTCTGGAGTTTTGAGCGCCAGCTCGACCCAAAGCACCCGTGGCATGACAAGTCGCTGATTGGTTTCCCTTACTTCGAAAGCATGGGTTTTGCCGATCTGCTCAAAAGCGTCGAAAAACTTGACGACTCCACCGTAAAGTTCACCTTGACCCGCCCTGAATCGCCGTTCCTGCGCGACATGGCCATGGCTTTTGCCTCGATCTACTCCGCCGAGTACGGCGACCAGTTACTTAAGTCCGGTAAGACCGCCGACCTCAACAGCAAACCCATCGGCACCGGCCCGTTCATCCTTGTTCGCTATGCCAAAGATGCCCAGATCCGCTATAAAGCCAACCCGGATTACTGGAAGGGACAGGTACCTAGCGAAGCACTGATTTTTGCGATAACCCTGGACAACAACACCCGCCTACAAAAATTAAAAGCCAACGAGTGTCAGATTGCTCTGTACCCAAAACCTGATGATATCGCCAACATCAAGGCCGACCCCAATCTCAAGATCGACGAGATGGAAGCCATGATGACCAGCTACGTCGCCATAAACACGTCCCACAAATACTTGAGTGACGTGCGTGTGCGTGAGGCGATCAACCTGGCGTTCGACAAAAAGGCTTATATCCATGCATTGTTCGGCGAAGGCAAGGCGACCGAGGGCGTCAACCCGTACCCGCCAACGTTGCTAGGCTATGCTGCCGATATTCAGAACCCGCCTCGCGACCTGAACAAAGCCCGTGCGCTGCTTAAAGAAGCTGGAGTACCTGAGGGAACGGTATTAACCCTGTTCTCCCGCAATGGCGGCGCCGTCACAAACCCGAATCCACTAGTGGGCGCACAGATGTTGCAGTCGGATTTGGCGCAGATTGGCCTCAAGGTAGATATTCGCGTTCTGGAATGGGGCGAAATGCTTAAACGCGCTAAAAATGGCGAACATGACATGGTGTTTGCTGGGTGGGCAGGCGACAACGGAGACCCTGATAACTTCCTTACGCCAAATCTGAGTTGCGATGCGGCAAAAAATGGTGAGAATTACGCACGCTGGTGTGACAAGACATTCGAAGATGCCATTTCCCAGGCCCGCGTCAAAACAGATCCTGCTGAGCGTGCTGCGTTTTACGAAAAAGCCCAGCAAGAGTTCCACAAAGAACAACCGTGGATCAGCCTGGTTTACCCCAAACTGTTCACTGCCATGCGCAAAAATGTCGAGGGCTATCACATCAGCCCCCTGACCACTAATAACTTTGCCACTACACGGGTGAAGTAG
- a CDS encoding OprD family porin, which produces MKRASTALLALSICTMGAMAQAESVSQEFEPTTLTTSKAQEDAKGFIEGSTIKGSTKNFFAKEQSTRQDLFSYKKDGVSVPTARRNTWTQGTIIDYSSGFTQGVVGFATEAAIYNEVALERGHARIAGGGNRTLTDSNGNAVDQWSKMGLGNIKARISNTVVTAGRQSVNTPVIAYIGNRALPSSFQGFAVQSDELSNLSFQAGSFDRVSPRTEESLTKFRSEYADRSITSDRLSMAGVDWKPSKALTASFYASDLEDFWKQYYIGINHDLGDPSVLALSTGFNYYKTKDSGQSKLGAIDNDTYSLSFTLAHEAHSLTLAYQQVAGDTFFDYAHETNAIFLANSLLSDFNGPNEKSIQIGYGLNMAKYGVPGLKFSIYSAHGFDINGTHYTGTAYDVKQMNGEHHQEYGFGTAYTLQSGPLKASSIKASYTTHRASEFQADGNIRELRFVTTIPFNIL; this is translated from the coding sequence GTGAAAAGAGCCAGTACCGCACTATTAGCCCTGTCCATCTGCACCATGGGAGCAATGGCACAGGCAGAAAGCGTCAGTCAGGAATTCGAACCGACAACGCTCACCACCAGCAAGGCCCAGGAAGACGCTAAGGGTTTCATCGAAGGTTCAACGATAAAGGGTTCTACCAAGAACTTTTTTGCGAAAGAACAAAGCACTCGTCAAGATCTGTTCAGCTACAAGAAAGACGGTGTATCGGTCCCGACAGCGCGTCGTAATACCTGGACTCAGGGCACGATCATCGATTACTCCTCGGGGTTTACCCAGGGCGTCGTTGGCTTCGCGACTGAAGCTGCTATCTACAACGAAGTTGCGCTTGAGAGAGGCCACGCGCGAATCGCTGGCGGCGGCAACCGGACACTGACAGACAGTAACGGCAATGCTGTCGACCAATGGAGCAAAATGGGCCTAGGCAACATCAAAGCCCGTATATCCAACACGGTTGTAACCGCCGGCCGTCAGTCAGTGAACACACCCGTGATCGCCTACATTGGCAACCGTGCGCTGCCTTCAAGCTTTCAAGGTTTCGCCGTACAGAGTGACGAACTGAGCAACCTCTCATTCCAGGCCGGCAGCTTCGACCGCGTATCGCCGCGTACCGAAGAAAGCCTGACCAAGTTCCGCTCTGAGTACGCTGACCGCAGTATCACTTCCGACCGCTTGAGCATGGCTGGTGTGGATTGGAAACCGTCCAAGGCGCTGACCGCAAGTTTTTATGCCTCAGACCTGGAAGATTTCTGGAAGCAATACTACATCGGGATCAACCACGACCTGGGCGATCCATCAGTCCTGGCCCTGAGCACTGGTTTTAACTACTACAAAACCAAGGACAGCGGCCAGAGCAAACTCGGCGCCATCGACAACGATACGTACAGCCTGTCATTCACCCTGGCTCACGAAGCGCACAGCCTGACGCTGGCGTATCAGCAAGTTGCGGGCGACACCTTTTTCGACTACGCCCACGAAACCAACGCCATCTTCCTCGCCAACTCCTTGCTGTCCGACTTCAACGGACCAAACGAGAAGTCGATCCAGATTGGTTACGGTCTGAACATGGCTAAATACGGCGTACCGGGTCTGAAATTCAGCATCTACTCGGCACACGGCTTCGACATCAACGGTACCCACTACACGGGTACTGCGTATGACGTGAAGCAAATGAATGGCGAACATCACCAGGAATACGGTTTCGGCACCGCGTATACCCTGCAAAGTGGCCCATTGAAAGCCAGCAGCATCAAAGCCAGTTACACCACCCACCGCGCCAGCGAGTTCCAGGCTGACGGCAACATCCGGGAATTGCGTTTCGTGACCACAATTCCATTTAACATTCTGTAA